From Argopecten irradians isolate NY chromosome 12, Ai_NY, whole genome shotgun sequence, one genomic window encodes:
- the LOC138335901 gene encoding uncharacterized protein — protein sequence MYWLNWFVYIWTCILVCSASQHCALTGGHCEDKTISSNGTLNFAVIANLHETSSGKYCGGISTQGFQTAIAIEWITDLLRSYIPGIVLGFDIYDDCGLPSLATDAIIDVLPGGKPDDLLTCDVTSTNSTFTGIIAMTSLEATLAISDIVEPDVPFISGIARSPTLEKKDNILFTVPSITEEVKAAYQLMRTLKWYYMIIVYTDEEIGKHYLEEFELQRKETKICIGGIKEIVFKYTEDVDKVKSDVKKLINYLENEQSHTLNEKMGVVYLGGTIAARYIIQSIIDEKSTQARNLQWIMLANIKTDSDVISMIETSAARDDKLDIFLVAVSPHDYVNLNTFKDYFIDTLQSGDPNEKYRPWFDKYMAKVYSECWPTCDRQSLEQGYQQDINSVSAVVAVLALASAVKNVQLENCGNEIGICPALQSKSALYKLVKDRLALTTVQLNSNSTHLPQELSTLDTSIDIVDKHFHMDGTEMVNFFKYNSGSTRVIFDKMLNPGSSHDFSICKDVCGPCVQEEDVQYAYVDGDIIILGLFSIRESQGDFGCGPYRDDDQAIVTALAFIQTVKELPPIDGKRIGGLALDDCYSSLNTSHFLTDLFSGKRKLTFKMSTSEQYIDMSKVRFVVGAVSSDVTLVVADLLTHLNIPMVSYGASSAFLDNRRMYPYFLRTVPSDKLQVDAIVDVLKHLDFTFVGGIYLDDAYGYNGILDVENKANKNGICIVDKQMVTSNYQKYSQIEQTLEQNVVDVVVFYGISTVAKEMLDSFTNSYIFIASEAWGKDPDLITPQSRGSLVFQTDTTYHTDDTFKNYLTTITPGNDTGLPWVEQLWQDILECDFPWSIDKRYTNNPDCSTQEGKRINETFAAHLSDYQRVVHVSHAVKAIWAGCSASTRCMGSTVDREFAEQLTDAIKNTKLTTVDGTPFKLFKEDGNGYMGLSIFNIQEGLDTKFSYKKVGTYNEDGQLNLELDQIQFYNSFGQPVIASNVGAQCKPVLCGGICQITPPVNNTTKVPVTDIPVTSVPPSTDECDSGVAIVMGIVVGLLSIALIILSILLFRQHSTSKKITSPIPSIHSHHTSTRSLDNMYMEVGISNQSFEMHNRDFTNGSYGDSSGNMSKKSSIKYSDVVQSLPDLTKPNIPRTASSSASGSGGDSSSVPSRGSRTTDKTMSDTSGHSSMGDQNNLTYVTARELALVDEEETAAPPPSYLEVNGTVDANVRPSQNSTLHRRQMQERYPNTDLPPEGVPLSINPVNAYKPNRPHTLPGVIPEQLRFVAPQDTRLRTPPLHPPSKDQTQTLYLNPLPEDQAPKCSPSNQFIPVSHPSNTNSTVANPSIYLLANNQNRDSCLYIDPVQTPRNMNVIREGGYAPQSAPIVLFDQNGVPRVFTESNLNPYIRESPETTTQPQRQFPTSQVVLGNQNTVNPGQSVRLQQSNAPLPLPVSTTGQNNNSPRQYRHNPSTLSPSAGIHRPVPRKSYSSSGSGSTSQLSPSFFDEDDAGEEITI from the exons ATGTATTGGCTGAACTGGTTTGTTTACATCTGGACATGTATCCTTGTGTGTTCTGCCAGCCAACACTGTGCTCTCACAGGAGGACACTGTGAGGATAAAACCATCTCTTCTAATGGAACCCTTAATTTTGCGGTCATCGCTAATTTGCACGAGACTTCCTCTGGGAAATATTGCGGTGGGATTTCGACCCAGGGCTTCCAAACGGCTATAGCAATAGAATGGATTACAGATCTGCTAAGGAGTTACATACCAGGGATAGTTCTGG GTTTTGACATCTACGATGACTGCGGGCTGCCATCTCTGGCCACTGATGCCATCATCGATGTTCTTCCTGGCGGAAAACCTGATGATCttctgacctgtgacgtcacgtcAACCAATTCAACATTTACAG GAATCATCGCTATGACAAGCCTGGAAGCTACCCTTGCAATTTCGGATATTGTAGAACCGGACGTTCCCTTTATAAGCGGGATTGCCCGGTCTCCGACCTTAGAAAAGAAAGATAACATCCTGTTTACCGTTCCGTCCATAACAGAAGAAGTCAAG gcAGCTTACCAACTGATGCGAACGCTGAAATGGTATTACATGATAATTGTATACACAGATGAAGAGATAGGGAAGCACTACCTTGAGGAGTTTGAATTACAACggaaagaaacaaaaatatgcATAGGAGGAATTAAAGAAATCGTATTTAAATATACAGAGGATGTTGATAAAGTCAAATCTGATGTCaaaaaattaatcaattatcTGGAAAATGAGCAAAGTCATACTCTAAATGAAAAGATGGGCGTTGTTTACCTAGGAGGAACAATTGCGGCCAGGTATATCATTCAGAGCATCATCGACGAGAAGAGTACACAGGCTAGGAATCTTCAGTGGATCATGTTGGCAAACATCAAAACGGACTCTGATGTGATTTCCATGATAGAGACATCCGCAGCGAGAGACGATAAACTGGACATATTTCTTGTTGCAGTGTCACCTCATGATTACGTCAATTTGAACACATTTAAGGACTACTTCATCGATACATTACAAAGCGGTGATCCAAATGAAAAATACAGGCCTTGGTTTGATAAGTATATGGCCAAGGTATACTCTGAATGTTGGCCGACATGCGATCGACAGTCTCTGGAGCAAGGATATCAACAAGACATCAACTCAGTCAGTGCAGTGGTAGCAGTGCTTGCACTGGCTTCGGCGGTGAAGAACGTTCAGCTTGAGAACTGTGGCAACGAGATTGGCATTTGCCCAGCTCTTCAAAGTAAGTCAGCGTTATACAAACTGGTCAAGGATAGATTGGCTTTAACAACTGTACAGCTTAACTCGAACTCAACGCATCTGCCACAGGAACTATCTACTTTGGATACGTCTATCGATATAGTGGATAAACATTTTCACATGGACGGGACAGAAATGGTCAACTTCTTCAAGTATAACAGTGGCAGCACCAGAGTGATATTTGATAAG ATGTTAAATCCAGGATCAAGTCATGATTTCTCTATATGTAAAGATGTGTGTGGTCCGTGTGTCCAGGAGGAAGATGTCCAGTATGCGTACGTAGACGGCGATATTATCATCCTAGGATTGTTCTCGATAAGGGAATCTCAGGGCGACTTCGGTTGTGGTCCCTACCGAGATGACGATCAGGCTATAGTCACTGCCTTGGCTTTTATACAGACCGTTAAAGAGTTACCCCCCATTGACGGCAAGCGTATCGGCGGACTGGCTCTAGACGATTGTTATTCTTCGCTAAACACTTCTCATTTCTTAACGGATTTGTTCAGTGGAAAAAGGAAGCTAACATTTAAAATGTCAACATCCGAACAGTACATAGACATGTCAAAAGTTCGGTTTGTAGTTGGTGCTGTATCTAGTGACGTCACACTCGTTGTTGCAGATCTCCTGACACATCTGAACATCCCTATGGTATCGTATGGTGCCTCCTCGGCCTTTCTCGACAACAGGCGTATGTATCCTTACTTCCTTCGTACTGTTCCGAGTGATAAGCTCCAAGTGGACGCCATCGTTGACGTTCTGAAACATCTGGATTTTACATTCGTTGGTGGTATTTATTTAGATGATGCTTATGGATATAATGGTATACTAGATGTGGAaaataaagcaaacaaaaacGGGATATGTATAGTAGACAAACAAATGGTCACTAGTAATTACCAAAAGTATTCACAGATTGAACAGACCTTAGAGCAAAACGTGGTGGATGTGGTTGTATTTTATGGAATTTCAACGGTTGCTAAGGAGATGTTAGACAGTTTCACAAACTCGTATATATTTATCGCAAGCGAGGCTTGGGGTAAGGACCCGGATCTTATCACACCACAGAGTCGAGGCTCACTTGTCTTCCAGACCGACACTACCTATCATACGGACGATACCTTTAAAAACTACTTAACGACCATAACGCCGGGAAATGATACTGGTCTACCATGGGTTGAACAATTGTGGCAGGACATCTTGGAATGTGACTTTCCATGGTCCATTGACAAGAGATACACGAACAACCCTGATTGCTCTACGCAGGAGGGTAAGAGGATCAACGAAACGTTCGCTGCCCACCTTAGTGATTACCAGCGTGTTGTACACGTAAGTCATGCCGTCAAGGCGATTTGGGCCGGGTGCAGTGCCTCGACAAGATGCATGGGATCTACTGTGGACAGAGAGTTTGCCGAGCAGTTGACGGACGccattaaaaatacaaaattgaccACAGTGGATGGCACTCCTTTCAAACTCTTCAAAGAGGACGGAAATGGCTACATGGGTCTCTCCATATTTAATATACAGGAAGGACTTGATACTAAATTCTCCTATAAAAAG GTTGGGACGTATAATGAAGATGGACAACTCAATTTAGAACTTGATCAAATCCAGTTTTACAACTCCTTTGGGCAGCCAGTAATTGCCAGTAATGTTGGAGCCCAATGTAAACCTGTGCTATGCGGAGGAATCTGCCAGATCACGCCTCCCgtcaacaacacaacaaaagtTCCCGTTACAGACATTCCTGTCACGTCGGTGCCTCCCTCTACAGACGAGTGCGACAGTGGCGTTGCCATAGTCATGGGTATTGTTGTTGGCCTGTTGTCAATCGCCCTGATTATACTAAGTATTCTGCTATTTCGTCAACACAGTACTAGCAAGAAGATTACCTCACCAATACCTTCTA TACACAGTCACCACACAAGTACGCGTAGTTTGGACAATATGTACATGGAAGTCGGCATTTCAAATCAAAGTTTCGAAATGCATAACAGAGATTTCACAAATGGATCGTATGGGGATTCTAGTGGCAACATGTCTAAAAAGTCTTCGATTAAGTATTCTGATGTTGTACAGAGTCTTCCTGATCTAACAAAACCAAATATTCCCAGGACAGCTTCATCGTCAGCTTCCGGTTCCGGTGGGGATTCCAGTAGCGTTCCTTCTAGAGGAAGCCGTACAACCGATAAAACAATGTCTGATACCTCTGGCCACTCCAGTATGGGAGACCAGAATAATCTTACCTATGTAACCGCCAGAGAACTTGCTCTGGTGGACGAGGAGGAAACAGCAGCTCCTCCGCCGAGCTACTTGGAGGTAAATGGGACGGTCGATGCAAACGTCAGACCAAGTCAGAATTCAACACTACATAGGAGACAGATGCAGGAAAGATATCCTAATACTGATCTACCGCCTGAAGGTGTGCCTCTGTCGATCAATCCAGTAAATGCGTACAAACCTAACCGGCCACACACACTACCAGGCGTTATACCAGAACAACTTCGATTTGTTGCGCCTCAGGATACACGGCTACGAACTCCGCCTCTTCATCCTCCTTCCAAAGATCAGACTCAGACATTGTATCTGAACCCTTTACCAGAAGACCAGGCACCTAAATGCTCACCATCTAATCAATTCATACCTGTAAGTCATCCCTCCAACACTAATAGCACAGTCGCTAATCCGAGTATATATCTGTTGGCGAACAATCAAAACCGTGATTCCTGCTTGTATATAGATCCAGTTCAGACACCAAGAAATATGAATGTTATACGCGAGGGAGGATATGCTCCTCAGTCAGCTCCTATAGTGTTATTTGACCAAAATGGTGTCCCTCGTGTCTTTACAGAAAGTAATTTGAATCCTTACATTAGAGAATCTCCAGAAACTACAACACAACCACAGAGACAATTCCCAACATCACAAGTTGTTTTAGGGAATCAAAATACTGTCAATCCTGGCCAATCAGTCAGGCTACAACAGAGTAACGCCCCTTTACCACTTCCTGTGTCAACAACTGGACAAAACAATAATAGTCCCAGACAATATAGACATAATCCTTCCACTTTGTCCCCTTCAGCTGGGATTCATCGGCCAGTACCACGAAAGTCTTATTCGTCAAGTGGAAGCGGTTCCACCTCGCAACTCTCCCCTTCCTTCTTCGACGAAGATGACGCAGGGGAGGAAATCACCATATAG